In Toxoplasma gondii ME49 chromosome X, whole genome shotgun sequence, a single genomic region encodes these proteins:
- a CDS encoding adenosylhomocysteinase, putative (encoded by transcript TGME49_225050) yields MRALFLSQESDGFLSPLCFLPGSPSSSFPHILQKRQPFLSLFLFAKTSQSRGRSLSVTASRKNFCGVSRQLRSSCPSSFLRVLSRLSFFAASASFLDNEPRDISASPECRKMAEQSKVKDLTLSAFGRKEIELAEGEMPGLMALRKEFGPRQPLKGAKISGSLHMTVQTAVLIETLKALGAELRWCSCNIFSTQDHAAAAIVKNNSAAVFAWKGETLEEYWWCTVMALTWGEGAGPDLLVDDGGDATLLIHEGVKAEKEFARSGALPDPAATDNLEMKVVYKILAEGLQKDPQKWSRMAANLKGVSEETTTGVHRLLQMAKKKELLFPAINVNDCVTKSKFDNVYGCRHSLPDGIMRATDVMLGGKRVVICGFGDVGKGCAAAMKGAGARVVVTEVDPICALQAAMEGYSVSTLESQLATADIFISATGNKDIITARHMSQMKNNAIVGNIGHFDNEVDMAGLLAWPGIQKVNIKPQVDRFIFPEDNHGVIVLAEGRLLNLGCATGHPSFVMSCSFTNQTLAQLDLWDNVATKRYQNDVYLLPKELDEKVARLHLPALGCELTTMSQEQAAYVGIKPEGPYKSASYRY; encoded by the exons ATGCGCGCGCTTTTCCTCAGCCAAGAGAGCGACGGTttcctttcgcctctctgctttctgccgggctctccctcgtcttctttccctcacaTCCTTCAGAAACGCCAaccgtttctttctctctttcttttcgcaaAAACCTCCCAGAGTCGTGGACGCTCCCTCTCCGTCACAGCCTCCCGCAAGAACTTCTGTggggtgtctcgacagctcCGTTCAAGCTGTccttcgtcgtttcttcgtgtGCTCTCTCggttgtctttcttcgccgcttctgcgtccttcCTTGATAACGAACCACGAGATATCTCGGCGTCACCTGAGTGCCGGAAAATGGCGGAGCAAAGCAAAGTGAAGGACCTCACTCTCAGCGCCTTTGGGCGCAAAGAGATCGAACTCGCTGAAGGCGAAATGCCCGGCCTGATGGCTTTGCGCAAGGAATTCGGACCCCGCCAGCCGCTCAAGGGGGCGAAGATCAGCGGCTCTCTTCACATGACTGTTCAGACAGCCGTGCTGATCGAAACTCTCAAAGCGCTCGGCGCGGAACTCAGATGGTGCTCCTGCAACATCTTCTCCACGCAAGATCACGCAGCTGCCGCAATCGTCAAAAACAACTCCGCCGCCGTCTTCGCCTGGAAAG GAGAGACGCTCGAGGAGTACTGGTGGTGCACCGTGATGGCGCTGACCTGGGGGGAAGGCGCCGGGCCGGACTTGTTGGTGGACGACGGCGGGGACGCGACGCTGTTGATTCACGAAGGCgtgaaggcggagaaggagtTTGCGCGGTCGGGAGCACTCCCAGATCCTGCTGCGACAGACAACTTGGAGATGAAGGTTGTGTACAAGATCCTGGCGGAGGGCCTCCAGAAAGATCCACAGAAATGGTCGCGGATGGCCGCGAACCTGAAGGGTGTgtcggaggagacgacgaccGGCGTCCACCGCTTGCTCCagatggcgaagaagaaggaactgcTGTTCCCGGCGATCAACGTGAACGACTGCGTGACGAAGAGCAAGTTCGACAACGTCTACGGCTGCAGACACTCGCTGCCGGACGGCATCATGCGCGCGACCGATGTGATGCTCGGCGGCAAGCGCGTCGTCATTTGCGGCTTCGGAGATGTGGGCAAAGGCTGCGCTGCAGCGATGAAGGGTGCAGGCGCCCGAGTCGTCGTCACGGAAGTCGATCCGATCTGCGCACTGCAGGCTGCGATGGAAGGGTACAGCGTGTCAACGCTCGAGAGCCAGCTGGCGACGGCAGACATCTTCATCTCGGCGACGGGGAACAAGGACATCATCACGGCGCGACATATGAGTCAGATGAAGAACAACGCAATCGTCGGGAACATTGGACACTTTGACAACGAAGTGGACATGGCCGGTCTGCTCGCTTGGCCAGGCATCCAGAAAGTGAACATCAAGCCGCAAGTCGACCGCTTCATCTTTCCTGAAGACAACCACGGCGTGATCGTCCTCGCCGAAGGGCGCCTCCTGAACCTCGGCTGCGCGACCGGCCATCCGTCCTTCGTCATGTCGTGCTCCTTCACGAATCAGACGCTCGCGCAACTCGACTTGTGGGATAACGTCGCTACGAAGCGGTACCAGAACGACGTGTATCTCCTCCCGAAGGAACTCGACGAGAAGGTCGCTCGTCTCCACCTGCCTGCGCTCGGTTGCGAACTCACCACGATGTCTCAGGAACAGGCTGCGTACGTCGGCATCAAGCCTGAGGGACCGTACAAGTCTGCCTCGTACCGCTACTGA
- a CDS encoding myosin heavy chain, putative (encoded by transcript TGME49_225032), with protein MSGGMRRRGNEDPAPLFVDTWQTKPLRGCFLRIDASLQGTSGVFERYVLLFVKHTMRIPSFSSEFC; from the exons ATGAGCGGAGGCATGCGCCGTAG GGGAAACGAGGACCCTGCACCCTTGTTCGTCGACACCTGGCAAACTAAGCCTCTACGCGGATGTTTCCTCCGTATCGACGCAAGTCTTCAAGGGACCTCGGGTGTCTTCGAGAGATATGTGCTTCTTTTTGTAAAACACACTATGAGGAT ACCGAGCTTTTCCTCGGAGTTTTGTTGA
- a CDS encoding myosin heavy chain, putative (encoded by transcript TGME49_225028): protein MSDSRGSLTKFGPFAKRSSAMKRLAASGYGKLATQRLKDVIEETVVRYKEKEINSYIRRIAALEASEEHLRRELEEKDIQANKSIERIVGSNNVGLRTIMREVHDLQATSADQAAEIARLSKDCMHYKKRYEQATEESSQLHEDLLKATAKEAALEEKSRSLDSQLSQLKCDLADTKACLEESEKRRTAIDLRSQQLEQRLEDYMDREAKKHQEVVQMMDKKMSIATLRITQYRDQRQKLINELRRGKQRTEQLDKHLQEKTRAVEELKCQVDVKDCELQQLRSVAEHEKTHLDVHLQQLTQEARAAHAECEVKETELEETRKELNAVKALSQHQKQELECLRTDHEVREGEILCMRKALDHQKSQVELLQQERAETVETHRVAIEIKDGELQQLRKLLDHRKAEAEQEVLKHQQEVESLTHASDLKEKETNHLRKLLEQQKRDWETDARQKDHEIEIKQQELQRAKDGAEKKQKQLEVALEECEQKGCMIAELRASVSELKRRCEEHVASHRFEVERMTEDFHRELNAKLKEKDEEKELELRRKLEDAREEIRKSESEATELQRRKTAADLKRMQSMIVTLTNQNRGLVKQCKLLASKLEESTGNIEKLNDALQIEKCKQLESSEKARDAGLLRQRVAALERSVCEQKQQTQSLVVERNTLKEDRDRLIGETQSLERRSETLLENCGSLEKRIACLESQLAACRQQLRERGNDIGLLQEELRARAEEAVTYKENLKVIWSSVVEHLPVRERDQEEICVSQRMPPSAVRLVHALIADAVDELCTRAADNVAQATAVQLEQEKLAEQRTRASFEERLRAKEKEAAELEIALALANEKLLATEQEQCMYTTSKHQMQEQLGALEQALAEALKEKTIIAKRTACLEQEVAAMAESKSEIHTRLDLRENELVNICKERMQVEERSKSYEREIGALKSENARLDAKAMANQRALLSEKQKNEDMQALVLELERKCRNTKKECEVLLEATKTNSENLLQQSTREFQKEMQVLQLKHQEELEAREAESRRLWHSRMEQLAAETARQQERLMAEAEATRREHQAEIQLLRSKIAGDQEKQAEALDAMSQLNQELHSVADKCPWRPVPSDFDSPAEAVRTVAGRRQVSGRKLKGIPHFRRLLPKLSPGFSLSHEGNKAIKTFARRRVLCLF, encoded by the exons ATGAGCGACTCCAGGGGTTCGCTGACAAAATTCGGTCCGTTTGCGAAGAGATCGTCGGCGATGAAGCGCTTA GCGGCTTCTGGCTACGGGAAGCTCGCGACTCAAAGACTGAAAGACGTTATCGAGGAGACCGTCGTTCGGTacaaagaaaaggaaatcaACAGCTACATACGACGCATAGCGGCGTTGGAGGCAAGCGAGGAGCATTTGCGAAGAGAATTagaggaaaaagacatcCAGGCCAACAAGTCCATCGAACGAATCGTGGGAAGCAACAATGTCGGCTTGCGCACAATCATGAGGGAGGTCCACGACCTCCAGGCGACTTCTGCAGACCAAGCTGCTGAAATCGCCAGGCTATCCAAAGACTGCATGCATTATAAAAAACG CTACGagcaagcgacagaagagtcGAGTCAGCTCCACGAGGATCTGCTGAAAGCAACCGCGAAGGAGGCAGCTCTCGAGGAGAAGTCTCGATCTCTGGACAGCCAGCTGTCTCAACTGAAATGCGATTTAGCCGACACAAAAGCTTGTCtagaggagagcgaaaagcGCAGAACGGCGATCGATCTGCGAAGCCAGCAACTGGAGCAACGGTTGGAAGACTACATGGAccgcgaggcgaagaaacacCAAGAAGTCGTTCAAATGATGGACAAGAAAATGAGCATTGCCACG CTGCGAATTACCCAGTACCGTGATCAGCGACAGAAGCTGATAAACGAGTTGCGCCGAGGGAAGCAGCGCACAGAACAGCTGGATAAGCATCTccaggagaagacgcgggcGGTCGAAGAACTAAAGTGTCAGGTCGACGTGAAGGACTGCGAGTTGCAGCAACTGCGGTCGGTTGCGGAACACGAGAAAACGCATCTCGACGTCCACCTTCAGCAACTAACACAGGAGGCGCgagcggcgcatgcagagtgcGAAGTGAAGGAGACCGAGctggaggaaacgcggaaggAACTGAATGCTGTGAAAGCTCTCAGCCAACACCAGAAGCAGGAACTCGAGTGTCTGCGAACCGACCACGAAGTCCGCGAGGGCGAaattctttgcatgcgcaaggCCCTCGACCACCAAAAAAGCCAAGTGGAGTTGCTGCAGCAGGAGCGTGCAGAAACAGTCGAGACGCACCGCGTCGCGATAGAAATCAAAGATGGGGAACTTCAGCAGCTGCGGAAACTCCTGGACCACCGGAAAGCGGAGGCGGAGCAAGAGGTTCTGAAACACCAGCAGGAAGTCGAGAGTCTAACACACGCAAGCGACctaaaagaaaaagaaacgaaccACCTACGAAAGCTCCTGGAGCAACAGAAACGCGACTGGGAAACGGACGCGCGCCAGAAAGACCACGAAATCGAAATCAAACAACAGGAACTGCAGAGAGCTAAGGACGGcgccgagaaaaaacaaaagcaACTCGAAGTAGCCCTCGAG GAGTGCGAGCAGAAAGGGTGCATGATTGCTGAGTTGCGGGCGTCTGTTTCTGAGCTGAAACGACGATGTGAGGAACATGTCGCCAGCCATCGTTTCGAGGTCGAGCGCATGACGGAAGATTTCCATCGAGAGCTGAACGCgaagctgaaggagaaggacgaagaaaaggagctGGAGTTGAGACGCAAGCTAGAAGACGCTCG CGAAGAAATTCGGAAGTCGGAGTCTGAGGCGAcagagctgcagaggcgcAAAACCGCCGCCGATctcaagcgcatgcagtcaatGATCGTTACTTTGACGAATCAGAACAGGGGTCTCGTAAAGCAGTGCAAATTGTTAGCGTCGAAACTCGAAGAATCAACTGGCAATATTGAGAAGCTGAACGACGCTCTGCAGATTGAAAAGTGCAAGCAGTTG GAAAGCTCGGAGAAAGCGCGAGACGCAGGGCTGCTTCGCCAGCGTGTCGCCGCGTTGGAGCGCAGCGTTTGtgagcagaagcagcagacacAGAGTCTGGTTGTCGAGAGAAATACGCTGAAAGAAGATCGGGACCGACTGATCGGTGAAACTCAGAGTCTGGAACGAAGGAGTGAAACTCTCCTGGAAAATTGCGGATCACTCGAGAAGCGCATTGCCTGTCTAGAAAGTCAattggctgcatgcaggcagcaactcagggagagaggaaacgacatCGGCTTGCTTCAAGAGGAGCTGCGCGCT CGGGCAGAGGAGGCGGTGACCTACAAAGAGAACTTGAAAGTCATTTGGTCCTCAGTCGTCGAGCATCTGCCagtgagagaaagagaccaaGAAGAGATTTGTGTCTCTCAAAGAATGCCGCCCTCGGCAGTTCGtctcgtgcatgcgctcatCGCTGATGCCGTCGATGAACTCTGCACTAGAGCCGCTGATAACGTCGCGCAGGC CACAGCAGTGCAACTGGAACAGGAGAAACTCGCGGAGCAGAGGACGCGCGCGAGCTTCGAAGAGCGGCTCCGcgcaaaagagaaagaagctgcCGAACTAGAAATCGCGCTTGCTCTGGCGAACGAGAAGCTCCTCGCGACTGAACAGGAgcagtgtatgtacaccacCTCGAAGCACCAAATGCAGGAGCAGTTGGGGGCTCTTGAGCAGGCTCTTGCGGAGGctctgaaggagaagacaatCATCGCGAAGAGAACGGCTTGTCTCGAGCAGGAAGTTGCGGCCATGGCAGAATCCAAATCCGAGATTCACACGCGACTGGATCTCCGCGAAAACGAGCTGGTCAACATCTGCaaggaacgcatgcaagtcgAGGAACGCTCGAAAAGCTACGAGCGCGAGATCGGCGCCCTCAAGTCAG AGAACGCTCGACTGGATGCAAAGGCGATGGCGAATCAAAGAGCATTGTTAagcgaaaagcagaagaatgAGGATATGCAAGCACTGGTCCTCGAACTGGAAAGGAAATGCCGCAATACCAAG AAGGAATGCGAAGTGCTGCTGGAGGCGACCAAAACGAACTCTGAAAATCTTCTGCAGCAGTCCACACGCGAGTTTCAGAAGGAGATGCAAGTCCTTCAGCTGAAACATCAGGAAGAGTTGGAGGCGCGGGAAGCCGAGAGCAGGCGCCTGTGGCATTCTCG gatGGAGCAGCTCGCTGCCGAAACTGCCCGGCAACAAGAGAGGCTGATGGCTGAAGCAGAGGCAACGCGGCGAGAACACCAAGCGGAGATACAACTGCTTAG GTCTAAGATAGCTGGAGAtcaggagaagcaggcagaAGCTCTCGACGCCATGTCTCAACTGAATCAAGAACTGCACTCTGTTGCAGACAAATGTCCCTGGCGACCTGTGCCCAGTGATTTCGATTCTCCAGCAGAAGCTGTTCGGACAGTCGCAGGCAGACGCCAGGTGAGCGGAAGGAAACTAAAAGGAATACCGCATTTCCGACGGCTGCTTCCGAAGTTGTCGCCGGGTTTTTCTCTATCGCACGAGGGAAACAAGGCAATAAAAACATTTGCACGGCGAAGggttctctgtcttttttaA
- a CDS encoding hypothetical protein (encoded by transcript TGME49_225020), protein MATQLGRSAPLSECEFLVASGRARAPGDPSRRSVSQPSRRNGSFREGLGPRSHDRELVGHPDIDKFRSTAGPQTSRARSARAAQPETLPRFYRPSSRMAAAKNETSRELRGKPPRPTSTLKYVGCPPTEPRLRPKRTSTGLEERMLKSGGYGVRIHWDEYAGYHVHASAPEVDLMHADQVLMVRDSPTHSRESDKDAAGSPPGGLSASLSPGRKATKKAGPVHCGVSRQCIPVYQFAPTLCEKSREIIDVYRKERVAHLWKKVDARREGVVDLFQLASRAPSRKTSKLRSSGMDAKSPDDTVLSSVEERFVQACVMQFVQIAVSRTSAQLVKDGATLGPHFDDSLRFTTAGAQGSENPPVVVPTEQAVFPHPHARDPMREGLQPDAEAEGAKIERENATAIQAAKRLARQHNQVIMLNVDANLGADASATPALFVPRKKFESVALEALAHEFGNPDIDVFRDRVMCECRKLVEKVNPEEAQRFFKPYILEYSRKLDARRRRAKAQEREESGRRAASLSADGYGPQGKFPTVGLRRVENRFDEQIEHYLRKKQQLHHLKEALDEMREGQFCTFHPAVNPYPKYLKQAFRLRRSPDDPLVILERFCEQYTEDREYPRLVEAIRECTFQPNIHKFVAKEKQLQATGVEVSQEKEKGITVPGKRIKEAHKQTTEDKPAAMESRVDHLFQSIERPFDHIFAADINQWLETDANLYSSQEDGAEKRKKQRWKRWEVEGRAPQYRGALKDRSQRALLTQDGGEVVVQLVEETEERAPVVLPRHRTTPYNDWVNGLRGGYLPNVMDFQKGPTEKGDRKKAERFNMRDWSRHIRLSEREVETRIIPNEEIIDAVCESELPSAAPPPPTIWVRRRRWEPAPERGPDAPTFTEAHFHTGSDRQTDRLLPAGKPAALTQQQAKEYKNRFASSVDPTTFVVPTPLKLDRLRQQYRLYMQLRNGIETGEIRTPPKVVTLRRDVLTDLEKEVKREPPTLVLAETRDAFASDTVETDNSVDGYVCE, encoded by the exons ATGGCGACACAACTAGGGAGATCTGCTCCACTCTCAGAGTGTGAGTTTCTTGTCGCTTCCGGTCGTGCACGCGCACCGGGTGACCCTTCTCGGCGAAGCGTTTCTCAGCCTTCCCGCAGAAACGGGAGTTTTCGCGAAGGATTGGGTCCGCGAAGCCACGACAGAGAACTGGTTGGACACCCAGATATCGACAAATTTCGGTCGACAGCTGGTCCGCAGACTTCCCGCGCTCGAAGTGCGCGAGCGGCTCAGCCCGAGACACTTCCGCGCTTTTACCGGCCGAGTTCGAGGATGGCGGCCGCCAAGAACGAGACCTCTCGCGAGCTGCGGGGAAAGCCCCCGAGACCGACTTCCACCCTGAAGTACGTGGGATGCCCGCCGACGGAGCCTCGACTCCGGCCCAAGCGAACTTCAACTGGACTGGAAGAACGCATGCTGAAGAGCGGCGGGTACGGCGTCCGCATTCACTGGGACGAGTACGCCGGCTATCACGTCCACGCGTCTGCTCCGGAAGTGGACCTGATGCATGCGGACCAAGTGCTCATGGTCCGCGATTCTCCGACACACTCCCGGGAGTCCGACAAGGACGCAGCGGGCTCTCCTCCCGGTGGTCTTTCCGCCAGCCTTTCTCCGGGCAGAAAAGCCACTAAGAAGGCGGGGCCGGTTCACTGCGGCGTTTCCCGACAGTGTATCCCAGTGTACCAGTTCGCGCCGACGCTGTGtgagaagtcgagagaaatCATCGATGTTTACCGGAAAGAACGTGTGGCGCATCTCTGGAAGAAGGTGGACGCCCGCCGCGAAGGCGTCGTCGACTTGTTCCAGCTCGCTTCGCGAGCGCCCAGTCGCAAAACGTCCAAACTCCGCAGCTCTGGGATGGACGCGAAGTCTCCAGACGACACTGTCTTGTCTAGCGTCGAAGAGCGTTTCGTTCAGGCGTGCGTCATGCAGTTCGTTCAAATCGCTGTGAGTCGCACAAGCGCACAACTCGTGAAGGACGGCGCGACTCTTGGGCCGCACTTCGACGACTCGCTCCGCTTCACAACGGCAGGAGCGCAGGGAAGCGAAAATCCACCGGTCGTCGTGCCGACGGAACAGGCTGTGTTCCCGCATCCGCATGCACGGGATCCGATGCGCGAAGGACTGCAGCCTGACGCAGAGGCCGAAGGTGCGAAGATCGAACGCGAAAACGCAACTGCGATTCAAGCGGCGAAACGCCTCGCGCGCCAACACAACCAGGTGATCATGCTGAACGTCGACGCGAACTTGGGGGCTGACGCGTCCGCGACCCCTGCGCTGTTTGTCCCGCGAAAAAAATTCGAGAGCGTCGCCCTCGAGGCTCTCGCGCACGAGTTCGGAAATCCCGACATCGACGTATTTCGCGACCGCGTCATGTGCGAGTGCCGGAAACTCGTGGAGAAAGTGAACCCCGAGGAAGCGCAGCGGTTCTTCAAGCCGTACATTCTCGAGTATTCGCGGAAACTGGATGCGCGCCGGCGAAGAGCCAAggcgcaggagagagaggaaagcggaCGCCGAGCCGCGAGCTTGTCAGCAGACGGCTATGGGCCGCAAGGCAAATTCCCGACCGTCGGGCTGAGGCGAGTGGAGAATCGCTTCGACGAACAGATTGAACACTACTTgcgaaagaagcagcagctgcaccACTTGAAGGAGGCGTTGGACGAAATGCGAGAGGGTCAGTTCTGCACCTTCCATCCTGCCGTCAATCCGTACCCCAAGTACCTCAAGCAAGCCTTCCGTCTGCGGAGAAGCCCAGACGACCCACTCGTGATTCTCGAACGCTTCTGCGAGCAGTACACCGAGGACAGAGAGTACCCGCGTCTGGTCGAAGCCATTCGCGAGTGCACCTTCCAGCCCAACATCCACAAATTCGttgcgaaggagaagcaactCCAGGCGACAGGCGTCGAGGTCTCtcaggaaaaggagaaagggatCACTGTTCCCGGGAAAAGGATTAAGGAGGCTCACAAACAGACCACGGAGGACAAGCCGGCCGCGATGGAGAGCCGCGTAGATCACCTCTTCCAGTCCATTGAACGACCATTCGATCACATCTTCGCCGCCGATATCAACCAGTGGCTCGAGACCGACGCCAACCTCTACTCTTCACAGGAAGACGGC GCTGAGAAACGCAAGAAGCAACGCTGGAAACGGTGGGAAGTCGAGGGACGGGCGCCCCAGTACCGCGGCGCACTGAAGGACCGAAGCCAGCGCGCCTTGCTTACTCAAGACGGTGGAGAGGTCGTCGTTCAACTTGtagaagagacggaagagagagcgccgGTGGTTCTTCCGAGACACCGAACAACGCCGTACAATGA CTGGGTCAATGGTCTTCGAGGCGGATATCTGCCGAACGTGATGGATTTCCAAAAGGGTCCaacggagaaaggagaccggaagaaggcggagcgATTCAACATGCGCGACTGGAGTCGTCACATTCGCTTGAGTGAACGCGAAGTCGAGACCCGCATCATTCCAAATGAAGAGATCATCGACGCGGTGTGTGAGTCAGAGCTACCCTCTGCAG CTCCACCACCCCCGACGATCTGGGTCAGACGCCGTCGGTGGGAACCGGCGCCGGAGCGCGGCCCAGATGCTCCGACATTCACCGAGGCACACTTCCACACAGGCAGCGATAGACAAACAGATCGACTTTTGCCTGCTGGAAAGCCTGCTGCACTTACTCAGCAACAGGCTAAAGAGTACAAGAACCGGTTCGCGTCTTCGGTGGACCCCACCACGTTTGTGGTGCCGACTCCACTGAAACTGGATCGCCTGCGGCAACAGTATCGACTCTACATGCAGCTGAGAAACGGCATCGAGACCGGTGAGATCCGGACGCCCCCCAAGGTTGTCACTCTTCGCCGGGATGTGTTGACGGACCTTGAAAAAGAAGTCAAACGCGAACCGCCGACTCTGGTGctcgcagaaacgcgagacgcTTTCGCCTCCGACACCGTGGAAACCGACAACTCTGTTGACGGCTACGTTTGCGAATga